CAATCATATACAATccaaattaataaataaataaattatgcaaATCTACGATACTCAATACTAAACTAATCACAAAACAACTGCCATATTAGAGAAAATTAAACCTAATATATGGATGAAAAAATACATGAGCGGGTATTAAATTCTTAATATATATGATCTCTTTATTTTCATGAGTTATCACAAAAGGTTCTTATTCAAAAATTATCGAATATATACTAGACTTAATTGGTTGCTTAAACAAAGTAATTAATCGAGGTAAATGTATATAGCTCAGCTAATAATATTTAGTTggatttaatttataattttaaaaatcgtaaaaaataaaaaattcattttaatttcataCGAAAGTGGAACTAAGTGACGTTTTCACTACTCAGTGTTTTATTATCATGGTATAATTGCTCcaaaagttaataaaaaattaattctAAATGCATTAAATAAAAAAAGGTTGAGATTACCTGTTAAATATAATTATTCATACATCAAATTATATAATCAAATTTATATGTAATTATTATGTAGCGAAATACCTTTTGAAAAAAGTAAATTTCAAAATATGTATTtagaaaatacaaaaaaaaattaatccATATTTGAAGCGAACCTTCCTCATTATTTAACAGCTTCTTCCTCTCTTTGTTGCAAATGACGTGCAATACGGACATCATGTATCTGTACTAACAGCGATATAGAGAAATTATAATGTAGCTTTAGCCCCAAGCAATTTGCTAATAAAGATTTAACCGTACGTTAATGAGATTTTCCCCTTTATATATTTTGATCGTGCAACCCTAACAAAAAACAGAGAGAAACATATTTGATATAGAGAAAGATATTTGGCAATGTCTTCACGAGCGTTTTCGAAATTCATAGTTACGAGTGTCGTCATTCTAGAAGATACACAACAATTTTGCTATTTTAGTATATGTCTAGATAGTTTCGGTCTAGGGGGAGTATATCTCTCCTACCATGCAGACAACTTTTCCACACAGATTATATTCGTGCTTCCTTTGTCCGTGATCATCGATGTCCTTTATGCACAAATCTCCACCGCCTATAAACCATTCTTTTCGCCTTTTTCATGCTCATTACCATCACAATAGCACAATAGCCTATCTTTTGAGGTTATTTCTAATCTTATGCTTTCTGTTACTAGTATTATTAtactaatttaaaatatttgatAGTTCATATATTTATGGTGAACTATCTTAATCTTATGCTAATAACATGTAATATGTCATAGTGTTGGGGGTGTACTTTAGGAACAAGGCCGACTAACTAGAGCGAAACTAATTTTTGATTTTTGAGTCCAAGGTTTTTGAGGTGCTTAGGAGAGAGCATATTTGTGAGTTCTTGAAGCATTTAGGAAGCAGAGATGCTGAGTTAAGAGGGGGAGGATGAATAAGTTAACGGGCTGAGCGATTTTCTGAGGTTATTGATGAACTTAATTAAGGAGTCTCTTGGGGTTGTTTTGGAGGCATATGCCATATCAGACGTAGAGGGGATGAATAAGTTAAACTCGAGTGATTTTTGAGTCTAATAGCGATGAACTTAAAAAGGATAGTCTTGGATGTGTTTAGAAAGGAGATGATATGTTGAGGGTTTAATGGATGAAAACTTCGAGTACATCTTGATTTCAGACATTTGGTGGGAGAGTTTTGAGGTTTTAGTATCATACGTTATAATGATCAGGACATTATGAATAGAATAAGATCTCATGTGATTTTTGGCTTGGAAGCTTTATTAAGAGAGTTTTTTAGGCGTTTAGGAAGCAGAGATGATGTGTTGAGGACGGGGAGGATTAATAAGTTAACGGGATGAGTGATTTTCTGAGGTTACCTTGGAGGTGTTCTGGAAGCATGTGTTATATTAGACTTAAAGGGAATGAGTAAGTTAAACTCAAATGAATTTTTAGGCTAGTATCGATGAAATTAAGAAGAATATTCTTGGATGTGTTGAAAAAGGAGATGATATGTTGAGGCTTTAATGGATGAATAACTTCGAGTACatcttgatttttgaattttagtGCGAGAGTTTTGATGTTTTTAGAAGCATACACTACACTCATCAAGACATTATGTATATAATAAGGTCTCATGTGATTTTTGACTTGGAAGCTTTGTTCCGGGAGTTTTGGCATTCAGGAAGCAGAGATGTTGTGTTGAAAATGGGGAGGATGAATAAGTTAACAGGCTGAGCGATTTTCTGAGGTTATAGATGAACTTAATAAAGGAGTGTCTTAGAAGTGTTTGGGGAAGAAGATAATTTATTTTGGGCATAATTGATACACGTAACTTTAGCAAAAAAAATCGGAATCATATGCCGAACACTGAGAGAATTCTTTATGTGTTTAAATAATACTAGGAGTagaggggaaaaaccgagagaaTGATCTTTTTGAGGATACTGCTAAATATTTTAGGAGGAGAGTTTTGGAGTTTTTAGGAATAAGATAATATTGTGAAGGTGCAATAGATTAAAAGGGTAACTTTCGCTTTTGAATCATGAATCCATTGTTGATAACTTTTTGAGTTTCTCGTTTGTTTAGGAAACAGATGTCATCCTGTGTGTAGACACAAAGTATCTCAAGCTACATTCGGACTGATGGGATATAGTAAGAAGATACTActgttaacatatataatatttttattattggatagTTTCATTATTATAATAGTTTCCATGTTAAgatatttttctttattattgtTTGGTTGTTGACTATATAAGCCCCTCTTTTATTATAATATAGAACAAGTCGTATTATAATAAAACTCtacttttctctcttctctctttatGTTATATACTTTATCATGAAATCAGAGCTATGATTCGATCCGAGATAGGTTGATGATGAGTTATATCGGGTTGGCTTCCACATGTTGGGTTTAAAATATCTGTTATGATTATTGTTTCTTCTCATCTTCTTCTTATTCAATAAGTTATTTGTTTTATTGGATAATTTTGAGTTTTAATCATTACTATTATTTTTTTCTTCGATTTGGTTGGATTTCTCAAGGGTAAACAAAATTGATTTTGGTTCAAGTATCTTTTCTGCTAGTTTTGGTTGGGACTTTTATACAATTTTTCTGCTAGTTTTTGTTAGTACTCTAATACACACTCTCGTTCTCTCTTTGATGATATTGGCTCCTTGATAATTTTGttatttttctttctttcccTATCATCTTTCTTTCATTTTCTCGTGTAGATGATATGGGTAGTCTTAGGCACATCTGCATACTTCTCCGCCTTTATTTTCTTTATGTGGTGTTCTAGGCTCATTGGACCCTTAACATGACTATTTAGTTTATTTGGTACTTTAGGCACATTGACCCTTCAAGCGATTGATTTAGTTTATTTGATGTTCTAGGAACATCGGCCCCATGAGGGATTGTTTAGGttatttggtgctctaggcacattggTCCTTCGAGGGATTGATTTAGTTTATTTGGTGTTCTAGGCACGTCATTCCTATGAGGGATTATTTAGGTTAATTTGCTCTAGGCGTATTGGTCCTTCGAGGAATTGATTTAGTTTATTTGGAGCTCTAGGCACATTATCCCTTCGCGGGATTGGTTTATtttatttggtgctctaggcacattggcCCTTCGAGGGATTGCTTTAGTTTATTTGGTACTTCAGGAACATTAGCTTAGTTTATCTAGTGCTCTAAGCACACTGGCCCTTCACGGGATGTGATTAGATTTGGATACAGTTTGAATTGAGATATAATTTTATTCGTTGAATATTGGATACAACTTATCGAGTTGGATTCGGTTATTTTGAGTTTGTTTGGATTGGTTATTGGGTTAGATTTAATATTTGAATTTAGTTTTGATGGTCGCGGATTTGTTATTTGGATTTGGGTTCGATGGTTACGGATTTGTTTTAGTTATAAAGTTGTTTTAGGGACGATTCTTCATTTGATGACTAAATTTCTTGTTAACTCTGATTTTGGGTGGGATACAATTGGATTACTCTAATTTCTCTTGTGTTGCTGCGTTTTTGGACGATTTCTCTTATTAGAATGCTCTGTTTTCTCTTGTGTTGCTGCGTGTTTGGACAATTTCTCTTATGTTGTTGCTATGGTTTTTGTTGAAAACTTTTAATTGTTTTGGATTTGTGACTATGTTGAGAATCGTTTGGATACTCTTAATTTCTCAGTTGCAGCTTTAAATCGTTTTATTTACGTGACTCCGTTTCTTGTTTGATAAACTCTCGATTCACCATCGTGAGTTTGAGGggggatgttaacatatataatattCTTATCATTATGTAGCTtcattattataataattttctCATTAGAATATTTTCCTTTATTATTATTTGGTTGTTGACTATATAAGTCACTCTTTTATTATAATAGAGAACAAGTCGTATTATAATAAAACTCTGCTTTTCTCTGTTCTCtctatattatatattttatgagTAGAGGGTGGGATGGATGAATAGTGTAACTTTAGAGAATTTTTACTTTAAATCTAAACACTGAATTAGCGAGAGTTTCTGAGGTGTTTAGGTTAGCGAATGTGTCTCATAACAACGGAAAAGCactcaactaatttatataaaaactTTTTGTTAGTGTAGAAATTGTGAGAACCATTGTTTAGTACTTTCTATTTGTATTGCTATAATTTTTCGAAAGTACAAAATAATGGTTCACTGGGTTCTTCGGATCCTATATAATACATAAAATTACGTCCAAATTCAAATTATATTAGCTTGAGAATCTATGAAAGTCATTATTATACATTTTTTGTTTGTGTTGCCCTAAAAATTTTTGAAAGTGTAAGAACAATGATTTTTCAAGGTTCTCCATGCATGCGTAACTCTATATAATTTAAAAAATCTGATACATAAAATTTGGTAATATATGCTGATatcttttaaatcaaaattttagttatgctGCATAACTTGTTTTTTTGTTCAGTAAATGCTTCTACACGTTTGTGGTATAAAGAATTGCCTATTACATACGAGGTTTTATGACACCCTGCCATAAATATATTAGGTTTAATTAGCATTATCCTTATAAAAACATTTACATCTATTTTGGTGAATCTAAGCATTCAATTCTGCACTAGTTGAAATCTTTGGATGTTTGATGTAAGATCATCCTTTAGTTCCCAATGGCTTTGATACCTATGCATGATTAGTTATTCCAATGAGTGATGTCTTGAGGGTAGCCTCATACAACCCTCAGTGCGATAAACTATAAGGTAAACATTGTTGGTTCATCCCAACTGTACAAAACTTGATCAGTGCAAAAATAGCACAATAATGGGCTAAAAATCGATCAGTGCAAAAAAGGCACAAAAATAAGTGTATTGCACAATAAACTGTAAACAATAAATGTAAAATACAATAAAAATGAGAGAATAGTTTGAAATGCACCTTAGAAAGTACAACCACTGAGGGACCTATGATGGAAAAGCCcctttgaaactttcttttctAATGATGTAAACAAATCAGGCGCTTGGTTACAAAACCTGGTGTTTAACGGAAACTTTCCGCGTCTCATAAGTTTAAAAAATTACCGTACATAAAGACTAGGTTTTGGTTATCAAGTATATGTACCTTGCTGATCAGGGGCGGTGCTGGGGTAACGCGATGTGAGCCACTGCACAGAGCTTCCGACATTATAGGGCCCCAAATTTTCAttataaaaattaactaaaaatgaaaatttaattCTTAAGGAAAAAAATAGtcaattttttcttaaaaaaatataagaaatataGATAAAATAGGAAAATTAGATTAATTAAAGTTTTTAAAAAGATTTTCGTGCTTTCATAAtgtaaaatttatatatataattttaataactATTCTGGTTACTGTTGCACATTGAAAAAAAGTTTTTTCAAATTCAAGTTGTAGAAATTTTATTTACGAACAATTATGTTGTAAGAAAGGCTAAATGTTGATGATGATTTCGTTACAAAATAATCTTTTTAAGTAAATATATGGAAATGTATTTGTGCTTTACAATGTATTTTTAATAGTTAATTTTGTTTAGAAACCGTTACTTGAATTTCATATATTAAAGTAAATATTACGGGGTCAATTTTAAAATTTCACACATGGCCCTCAATTATTTTGTCCTAGCCCTGCTGCTCATTATAAGCATTTTAACAATAACCACATGTATAAGGTAGGCACAATAACCACATGTATAAGTTAGGCAGCAACCTTTTTGTGTTTATAGAATCTTATATGTAATCTGCATTTTTTATCCCCACTTACCTGTATCAGGATataaaaatcaagttaaaattttaGCATGATTGTTGTATATCTATTTATTTGGGTGGGACTAGGGTAACTCCGTCTATGTCACTGTCCCAAAGGAGGAGGGTGGCATGTTGGCTTCTTAATTTAATGACACAAGTTTTATGGGTCTCAGATGACCTTGGTGCATTCAATTTATAAGTCGAATTATTATTTTGATATTCGAATGTTAGTTTCAATGACCATGCGCTGAATACCGAAAAATATATGGAATTTTTAACCGCTTGTTCATTATCATTCATCTCAATCCACCCTGATTTCTCCATTTGAGGACTGAAATTAAAATCATAGTTTTTAATTATAAAGGATTGATAAATTGCACAAAATAACCGCAGTTTATATTTTTTGAATGCATGAGGCAGTGGCTGCTTTATTTGGTTAAGAATGATAACACAGATGTTTGCTAAAAATAATAGAGTGATTACAAACATGGCGTTAAAGCTAGATTAGAGTAATACATAAAAGAGTGTAAAAAGTAATTAGGAATGAGTCCAAACTTACAATATATACATTTGATAAAACTAAAGTGCATTGTGTTTTATACTTTATTCGTGATACCCCTCGTAATATTATACTTCTGGATCTAACATTTAGAACACCAGAGTTCACATTTTGTTACGGTTATGCACATTTTGTTTATTTCAAGTAGCTTCTTCAAAACTTTTGTGTTTATTCCAACAAATAGGTCTAAAATTAGGAAAAAACATATAAAATGGAATTATAGTCGCTGAAACATGAATAGAactagggctgagcattcggtcggttcggtcagaaaccgaaccgaaccgaattaaccGAAATCCAAATTGCTGACTTTTTTCATAACCAAATCGAACCGAAATTCTGTATAAACCGAACTGAAAACCAAACCGAAATATTTCGGTTTTTATTCGGTTCGGTTTGGTTAatcgaaatatttaaaaaaattatatttctgCAGGACTGTAAAATTTCCTAAATAGGATAATTTCCAGTTTAAATAATTACTGGTAATAAAGCAACATACGTAATTTCCAGAACATGAGCAGAACAGTAAACTTTATGCAGACAACAGAtaacaacagagagaagataaCAATAGAGACAGAGAGCATACATCAGATTGAAAATCATACCTcgaaatatatatttatattattaggTATTTAGGACTTAGGTTAGGAATTTAGGAATTACTGAATTAGGATCCCTCCCTGGCAGGCTGTTAGTCACGGCTCACAATCACAAGTATAGTCTGTATCTAAAATTATctataatattattatatataatataattcagaaatatatatttatactattcggttaattcggttaaaaccgaattaatattttgaaaaaccgaaccgaaccgattttatttcggttaaaaccgaaataaccaaaattttcaaaaaaacttaaaccaaaccgaaccgaattttaccggttcggttcggtttttcggtttcagttcggttttgctcagccctaaATTGAACCAAAAAAGTTGCGCAAAACTAGCTAAAATAGGTAAAATATCAACTTCAAATGGTAATTTCAAAGTGTATTGCAAGTGATATATTGACAGACCAGCAGTTACATTAAATACACTCTACTCTTTAGAGTAAGTCCAAGATAATGTTATCTTTGATACTATTGTTATTATAGCATCAAATGCAGAAAAACTCAATTTCAAATGGGTGTTATACTTAGATGtaaatatgtatatatgcatTCTCGGTTCTATATTTAAACCAAAGATGTATATATATGCATCATTACCGCATCATCTATTATTACAAATGGAGGGGAAAGGTTAAATAATTATTGTCTTGTATATCTTAAAGTATCAAAAcaatattaaattaagtaaaaGTTAAAAGATTTATGAAAACTGAAAATTACTTATGCAACTAGTATTGGAGAGCAATTTTTATTTTAGAACCAAAATGCTCTTACAAATATTAGTTCAAGCTTCCAATGAATACTTACAAAAACAAGCCTTGTACAAAACTTTATTCTGTTCATTAGATCCATACAAGCTAAAATCAAATATGTTAACAGTTTACAGTTTTACTAGCTATCTGGCATCAGGCATCGAGCAGAGCTAAAAATCAAAGATGTTTCTTGTTTCGTGAGCCATATTCTACAGACAATTATCTTTAACTGCCAGAACCGGAAATGTCCCGTCCCCTGCAGCCCCAGTGCATTATGTCTTCCCTTTTGATATTGTGTTTGTGATATTCAAATTTGAAAGAGCTACTTCTTTTAAACCAAGCTTTGGAAGTTGCATTAAGAGTCTGGAGAAACAAAGGAATGCTTTTTATGCTGAACAGGAGTACAATATAACAAAATCAAGAAAATCGAATGGCAAAACCATTAATTCAGTCAGTCAAATTCTAAGTGTTCAATTGCAAAGCTTTTTTTTTGCCAACAAAGAAATAACTTTCATTAGATCAAATCTTCTTCAAGTACATGGATAATATCTGGAGAGGCTTCATCTGCCTTCCAAATGCGGTCAGCTACAgaataactacaacttacaaatACATGTGCTAAGTTATTCGCAGATCGCTTTACAAAATCAAGGACTATACACTTGTCTTCTACTTCCTTCAAGAGATTTTTGCACTCCTGAACTAGCATCCCAAAATAAGAGAACATTTTTGCACTGCCTCGAATTGCCTGGACAGCCGCGAGACAATCTGTTTCGACTATGACCTTTGATAGATTTTTGGATTTGATCCAACTTAGGGCTTCTCTAATACCCATGACTTCAGCACACTCTGGTTTAGTATACCCTTCTTTGCAGCTAGACCTTGCTTCTATCAGCTCTCCCTTGTTGTTTCGTGCAGCAAACGCATAAGTGTATCAATTTGAAGATTCAAAAACGGCAGTATCAGTATTTATCTTAGTCTCATTTTCTTTTGGAGGAGTCCACAGCTCACTACCGTCGTCTGGGTGTAACAGACCCCATGAACGATCGAAATGTTTGTCCTGAGCTTCTTTCCACTGACTAAGACCCACTCTAGCTGAAACTCTAGCTTCTTGAACTTCCATATATTGTTGATTCCAGATTAAATCATTTCTGCATTTCCATATTGTCCAACATAGCATTGCTCCAAGCTGTCTATTTTCTGCATTCCAGGAGTCATAAACATTTATAGCCCACTCAGAGAAAGATTTATGAACAGTAGTGTCACGGTTTATGTTCATCTTCTCCCAACAAAACCCGGTAAAAGAACAGTTTATTAAAACATGAGTTGTACTTTCAACATCCATGTTACACAGAGCACAAGCTACGTTCACGTTAACTTATTTTATGCGTAGCATATCTTTCGTAGAAAGACATCCCATAATAGCTCTCCACATAAAATTCTTGGCTTTAGGAGGCACTGACAAATTCCAAACTCGTTTCCAGAACCTTGTGTTGCCACATTGATTTACCAGCGGTTTTGATTCCTGGATTAAGATATACGGCATCTTAAACGGGTAATTCCCTAGCTTGTCCTTCCTCCAGAACCAACTGTCTCGACTATTTTCTGAAAGAGGCGTAGCCAGTATAAGATTTGCATCTCGCTGATTAAAAACATCCTTCACTAGGTCCTCATCCCACTTTCTTTCATTTGGAACCATCAGGGCTGAAACTGTGTGATTTTCTatttttgcagtttcagtcgtAATGTATGGATTGTCTTCATCAGGGAGCCAAGGCTCATTCTTTATTTTTACTGTACTTCCATCACCCACCCTTCGACTCAGTCCTTGCCTTAGAATCTGTTGAGCTAAAAGGATACTTCTCCATATGAAGCTTGGACTTGTACCCAGATTAGCAGTAAGGAAACTATCCCCTGGAAAGTACTTTGTTTTAAAAATCCTTGCAACTAAACTGTTCGGATGTGTAACCAATTGTCGGCCTTGTTTTCCCAAAAGAGCAATATTAAACTCATGTAAATGTCTAAACCCCATACCCCCATGAGATTTTGAAACATCCATTCTCTCCCAACTCATCCAATGAATACCCTTTTCTTTCTTACCGGACTTCCACCAATATTTGCACATCATATTTTCTATCTGCTTACACATTTCAGTTGGCAATAAGAAGACAAACATTGCATAATTGGGCATAGATTGTGCTACTGTCTTAAGAAGAATTTACTTGCCACTTTTATTTAATAAACCATTATCCCAACTTTGAATCCTGTCACGAACTCGGTCCTTCAGATAGTCTAGTACAGCAGTTTTATTTCTATGCATACAATTTGGTAACCCAAGGTACTGGACGTTCGAATCAGCCTCATGAAAATGAAGGACTTCTAAAACTGCTGACTTGGTTTCCTGCTGAACATTGCGACTGAAAAAAACACTAGATTTACTTGTGTTAATTTTCTGACCAGATGCTTGTTCGAAAATCGATAGAATCTCCATCACTTGCATAGCTTCTTCTTTTGAGGCATGACAATAGATGTAACTATCGTCTGCGAAGAATAAATGAGACACTAAGGAGCACCCCTGGCTACTTTAATCCCTTTTATTAAACCACGCTGCTCATAAGACTTGATTAGAGCTGATAGACCCTCCATGCATATCAGAAATAAGTATGAGGAAAGTGGGTCGCCTTGACGGAGACCCCTTTGAGGGATAATATTGCCAAACTCCTTGCCTGAATGGGTTATTTTATAACTAGATGTAGAGATGCACTGCATAAAGAGATTAACAACAGAGTTAGAAAAATCCAACTTACTCAGCATTGCTCTGATATAACTCCATTCCACCCTGTCATAGGCTTTGCTCATGTCGAGCTTCAAAGCCATCCAGCCTTTTTTTCCTCGAGTTTTGCGCTTCATATAATGCATGATCTCAAATGAAATCATAATGTTGTCTGAAATTATTCTGCCTGGGACAAAAGCGCTTTGCTCTTCAGATATAACCAAATTGATTACCTCTTTCAACCGGTTTGTCAACATCTTGGAAGCTATCTTGTATCGAACATTGCATAAGGAAATTGGTCTAAGATCAGACATATATTTAGGACTTGTCTTTTTTGGGACCAACACAATGTTAGTATCCGTATATTGTTCATCAAATTTGCCAGTTTCAACAAACAATTTAACCATATGAACTACGTCTGCTCCCACCGTTCTCCAATATTTCTGGAAAAATCTCGGGCTCATACCATCAGGGCCCGGGGATTTGTCTGGATACATATGAAAAATCGCCTGCTTTACCTCTTGATCCTCGATAGCT
This sequence is a window from Apium graveolens cultivar Ventura chromosome 9, ASM990537v1, whole genome shotgun sequence. Protein-coding genes within it:
- the LOC141686191 gene encoding putative mitochondrial protein AtMg00310 translates to MPNYAMFVFLLPTEMCKQIENMMCKYWWKSGKKEKGIHWMSWERMDVSKSHGGMGFRHLHEFNIALLGKQGRQLVTHPNSLVARIFKTKYFPGDSFLTANLGTSPSFIWRSILLAQQILRQGLSRRVGDGSTVKIKNEPWLPDEDNPYITTETAKIENHTVSALMVPNERKWDEDLVKDVFNQRDANLILATPLSENSRDSWFWRKDKLGNYPFKMPYILIQESKPLVNQCGNTRFWKRVWNLSVPPKAKNFMWRAIMGCLSTKDMLRIK